Genomic segment of Citrus sinensis cultivar Valencia sweet orange chromosome 7, DVS_A1.0, whole genome shotgun sequence:
AGGGCAACTGAATCACCATAGCTTTGTTTTGAGCCAAAAGACAACGAAGACCACCCCCAACACAATGGCCACAGGAGCCCATTTCCGAATTAAAGCCTACAGACAAAATACAAAAGCAGGTAGTGAATTCTGATTTCCAACTTATCCtagtcaaaagaaaataacataattatttctAAAACATTCATATCTTCCACTCAATTTTATTGACAATAGTCTGTGCAACTTAATAACCATAATTTAAAGTCGGTCATAACAGCTTCGATATACTAGTTACAAATGACCTGCCAAATCATCATCTTGTGTATGTTTACTAGACTAATAAAACTAACCTGTCGATTCAAATCTTTTGCCTTATCAGCATAAATGCGCGACTCTGATGTCAACCGACTGGACATTTCACTGACCTCTGGAAAATTGATATTAGAAACAGTTAATaccaaaacacaaaaaatacaTATTGTACAAGTGTATGGGGGGGGGGGTAGAAATGGGATCTATCAActgagtgagagagagaaagaagattttattaaaagttaaCGGGTGGACTGTGAAGCAGAGAACAATGTAATTTCAGTTTTGTCAATTTTCTGGGAATAAGAAAAATCCAGGAAAACAACATAATATAACCTACAGAAAGAATAACAAGATATCAAAGTAAaaacatatttgtaaatatcttGATACTTAAGTTcattaatgaagaaaaaaattacaaggtAAACATAGACCTCAATTTCCATAACAGTTTGAAATCATAGTGTCTAGTCCTGAAGTGACCACTGGAAAGAACCTACGAATGCAATAGGTTGGGTGCATTTCGTAGTCCCTGGAGACATTAAAATCATGTTGCAAACATCTTCTTTTTGATTCTTTGATTTCCAATACACTATAATGTCTCTTGACCAACTAGTAAAGATAATCAACAGTGGAAGATAGATGCCGTACCAGAATATGCAATGTGAATGGATGCAGAATTGTAAATTAATCCAGAAAAGATGTTATAACACATTCATAACCATCAATagtaaatttacaaatgcaatatcaaaataaaaaccattTATCATCTTCAAATAGGCAATTAAATCCAGCTTTCTTTAGCACTAGTTAGCccataaaataaacttagCATCCATTTATTGGTAATTCATTCAAGGAAAAGCATAACAAATGACATAACCAGAATCaagtgaaataataaattaaagtaactTACGGTCCAACTTTTCACCAACACCAAGAACTTCCTGCACATTCCGGGTCATTATCTGGTGGACCTCATAAAGTTCATCATTCAACTTGGCAATATTCCGCTGGGTACGCGTGTCCTGGtacaatttctttgttttctgtaTGAATGTATCTTCAaacagaaagagaaagagagagaaatttaataaaatacagCCCAATATCAACAGATACATCATGTCACGGAAGGACAAAGAAAAGTGAGATCTACCAAATTTTATGAAAGCGTAAGGCCTGGCAGCAGTTTCAATCTGAGCCCCATTAACACGCTCAAATTCGTTCTTGAGGTCTTCCAAGTATTGAAAGGCCAGCTTTTTGGGATAAGCACGGTCGCACATTGTCAAGTAACAAACACGTCCTTCAATGATATAACTAGAACTTGGGTCAAGGAAACATGGGAATACTTAAAGACACATACTGATGCAAAATATCCTACATGAGATAAGTTCCAGATGTATCGACGGATACCATCTCTAATAAAATACCATTATGAGATGGCATGACACTCCTTCTGAAGCATCCTACTTAGCAGTGTACGAGgaagaaaatgggaaaagaGACAGCAgattagtatatatatatatatatatatataataaacattGTCACTACACAATtaacatcaaaattttacaTCAGCTCTACACGCATGACAAGACACAATTCAAATCAATATCAAAGaaatataaacaaacaaaacacaaGGATACTGGAAAACATAAGGTCCTGTCTCAATTGACATCCTTGAAGCCTCATTCTGGCCTCTCGAGAGATTCTTAAACAAGGCCTTGACTTGTTGCTTGTACATCTCAGCATCTCTCAAATCACGACCATCATCCAGTCCCTCCGCCAATGGAAGACCATCAGTAACACGGG
This window contains:
- the LOC102630380 gene encoding 25.3 kDa vesicle transport protein, giving the protein MVKMTMIARVTDGLPLAEGLDDGRDLRDAEMYKQQVKALFKNLSRGQNEASRMSIETGPYVFHYIIEGRVCYLTMCDRAYPKKLAFQYLEDLKNEFERVNGAQIETAARPYAFIKFDTFIQKTKKLYQDTRTQRNIAKLNDELYEVHQIMTRNVQEVLGVGEKLDQVSEMSSRLTSESRIYADKAKDLNRQALIRKWAPVAIVLGVVFVVFWLKTKLW